The genomic window GAGCCCGAACGGCTGTTCGTCCGGCACCACAGCAGAGGGGAGAGGCCACCCGCGCCTCTCCCCTCTCCAGCTGAGCCCTCTATCTAGGCGAGGCGCCGTCCCCGCCGCGCTGACCAGAAGCGGTACACGCCCACCACCAGCACCGCGAGCAGCAACGCGGCCACGACCGGCGCGAACACCGCCAGCGCGCTGAGCATCAGGCTCGTGCCGTCCTCCACCGTGCTCACCACCGGGTTGGCCAGACCCGCCGTCGTGGCGGTCGCCACCGGCCGCACCGCCGTGCGGGTCGCCTGCACACCCCCGGCCACGATCAGGCCCAGCGCCATGCTCAGCGCCGGGGGCACGTCCGCCACGCCGGTCTGCGCCGCGAACAGCACCGCGCCCGCCGCGGCGTTCACCACCCCACCAGCCACGTGCAGCACGTGATCCACCCCAGGAATCTTGTCCCCCACGAAATCCAGCAGCCCGATCACCGCCACACCCAGCAACACCCACGGATTTCCCAGCAGGTCAAACGGCGCGTTCAGGTGCACCACGTCCGCGCGCGACAGCAGGCCCACCAGCAGCAGCGGAATGTAAGCGTTCAGGCCCGCCGCACCCGACAGGCCCAGCGAGGACAGCAGACCGGACAGGAGTTCCATATCCTCTCATTACGACCCGCGCGGGCCCGCCGTTGCTCCCGCGGCCCTTACGCGAATCTTGAGAGCCCCGGACCTCAATTCAGCCGGGGAGGGGCCGCGCCGCCTGACGCGCCCTTCCCCCACGGGTCCGTTCAGCGCAGGTAGGCCAGCAGCAGGTTCACGCCCGCACGCAGGTCATCCACATGCACGGCCTCCACGACCGTGTGAATGTACCGGGTGGGCAGACTGAGGGTCAGCGTGGGCACGCCTTCTCTGCTGCGCTGGATGGCCGCGCCGTCCGTGCCGCCCAGCGCCAGGACCTCCAGCTGCGCGGGAATGCCCGCCTGCTGCGCCAGATCCCAGAACTGGTCCACCAGCGGACGGTGCGAGATCATGGTGGAGTCGAACACCTTGATCCCGATGCCCTCACCCACGCGCGTGACTGCCTCGTCCGGCGCGACGCCCGGGGTGTCCACCGCCAGGGTCACGTCCAGCCCGATGCCGACCGTAGGCTGCACGCCGTACGCGGCGGTGATCGCGCCGCGCAGGCCGACCTCCTCCTGCGTGCTGAACACCGCGATCACCTCGTGCCGTGGGGCCGCGCCGCGCAGGGCGCGCAGGGTTTCCAGCAGCAGGAACACGCTGGCGCGGTCATCCATGGCCTTGCCGCACACCAGCCGCCCGACCTGACGGGCCGTCTGGTCCAGCGTGACCATGTCCCCGATCCGCACCTGCGCGCGCACCTCGTCTGCCTCCAGGCCCAGGTCGATGAAGAACTCCTTCACCTCGGGGATCTTCTTGCGTTCCTCGGGGCTGGCGATGTGCACGGGTTTCCCGCCGGGCGTCAGGATGCCCGGCAGCGCTCCGCCGCGCGCGTGCACGGTCACGTTCCGCGCGAAGAGGTTGCGGGTGTCAAAGCCGCCCAGCGCCTGCACCCGCAGGAAGCCCCGCTCGTCAATGAAGCGCACCAGGAAGCCGATCTCGTCCATGTGCGCGCTGATCATCACGCGCTCGGCCACCTCGCCCTTCTTCTGATCGCGGGGCGCGCGGCGGGCGATGACGTTGCCCATGGCGTCCACGCGCACCTCGTCGACCAGCCCGTCCAGTTCGGCCAGCACGAAGTCCCGCACGGCGTCCTCCTGCCCGGGCACGCCCGGCAGGTCCGACAGGCGCATCAGGAGATCCAGGCGCAGGTCCGTCACGGCGGGAGAAACGGCCGCAGCCGCGTCAGCCTTCTTCTGTTTTTTCGACACGCCCGCCAGTATGCGCCGGCGTCACCGGAGTGTCCTGCGGAGTTCGTCCAGTCGGGACAGCCGCAGCGGCCGGTTCGGGCTTCGGCGGTTCCGGCGGTTTCGGACGCAGGTCCGTCCCGTTGAACTGCCCCTGCGCCTCCGCCAGTCCGGACACCGCCCAGACCTCGGCGGCAGTGGCACCCAGGCGCACGAGTTCCGCCAGGTCGGCCTTCTCCTCCTCACGCCAGCGGCTCAGGACCCAGTCCGGCACCGCCCAGCCCGGGGGCGGGCGCGAGATGCCGATCTTGACCCGCGCGAACGCCTCGTGGCCCAGCAGCCGGATGATGTCCCGTACGCCATTCTGCCCGCCGTGCCGCCCACCCATCCGCACGCGCAGCAGCCCGAACGGACTGTCCAGGTCGTCCTGAAGTACCAGCAGCGACTCGCCGCCCAGCTTGTAGAACGACACCAGGGGCGCCACGGCCTTCCCGGACGCGTTCATGAACGTCAGCGGGCGCACCAGCAGCACCTTCGCGCCCACGCCACGGCCCAGACGCACTTCGGCCACCTCGGCGTCCTTGCCTTCCTTCCGCCAGGACGCCCCGGCGCGGCGGGCCAGTTCGTCCAGCACCAGCCAGCCCACGTTGTGCCGCGTCTGCGCGTACTGCGCACCCGGATTGCCCAGGCCCACGATGATCTTCAGGCTCATAGCGCGGCTTACGCCTGGATGCCTCCCAGCAGTTCACGCCACGCCGCCTCGGTCTCACGCACGCGCGCGTCACCCTTGGCGCGGGTGTACCCGCCGCGGAATTCCGCAAAGCGCGTGTCGGTCTCCGCGAACAGCAGCCCCAGCGCCTGCTGCACGTCCGTCAGGTTGCGCTCGGTGAGGGTGGTGTCCTTGGCGTCCAGCACCTCGTCCAGCGTCGCCATCAGGCCCGACAGGGGCCGCAGCCACTGGAACTGCGGGTGGTTCATCACCAGCGAGTACAGCTCGAAGGGGCCCTTCACGGGGCCGTGCATGAACTCGTACTCGCTCTTGGCGACGTCCAGCAGCGCCGAGTGAAAATGCCGCAGGGCCGGAACGAGCGCCGAGAGTTTCGCGCGCACTTCCGCGTCAGGGGAACGGGCGTCAGTCATACCCGCCAGCGTAGCAAGTGCCCGCCCCGCCCCGCGCGTCCCCGTCCCTTCACGCACGCCCCCACCAAGCCCCCCCATCAGCAGCGGTCCTCTGCGCGTGCCTTGACCCCGCGCCCGTGACAAGCTGCAGGTCCCCACCTTCAGTTGCCTCCCGGGAGACCCATGACGGACGACCCGCCCCGTGACCCGCGCGCCCCCGCCACCCAGGCGGTCACCCCCACCCTGACGGTCGCGCTGCACCCGCCGCAGTACGCGCAGATTCTGACGCTGCCCGCCGCGGCCCGACTGGACGCGCGGCTGGCGCACCTGCACGCCCGCACGCCCGACGACGCGCTGCGCGCCACCCTGCGCGACGCTGCCCGCCTGCTGGGCGCGCACCTGACCTTCCGCACGCCGGGTTACCGCGCCGACGCGCACCCCTGGCAGGCCGACACGGCCCTGGTCGGCGTCAGCGTCCGCCGCGCCACGCACCTGCTGCACCTGCGCGCCGCGGCCCTCCACGCACCCGGCGCGGTCCTCAGTGCGGTGAGCTGCTGGCCGGGCGGCACGCTGCTGATCGCGCGGCGCGGCGTGATCCAGGCGCAGCTGAACCTGGCTTGCGACCTGGACCGCCTGCACCTGGATGACCTGAACCTGGACGACCTGAGCCGGCCCGGTCAGGGCGCGCCCATGGCCCTGCACGCCCACCGCCTGCGGCCCAGCGGGCAGCTGGAGCAGTGGCGCACCTCCGGCTGGCCCGACCCCTGACCCACACCAGCGGCGCGGGTTAGTGCAGCTGGGCGTCCCCGTCACGCGCCGCGCGGTCCACGGACGTCTGAAGGGGCAGCGGGCCGTTCAGGTGCGGCGTCCACATGCTGGCCGGCCCCGGACGGCCCGTCAGGTACCCCTGCACCACCCCGCAGCCCAGGTCCCGCAGCACCTGCAACTGCCCGGGCGTCTCCACGCCCTCGACCACCACCGACAGGTTCAGGCTGCGCCCCAGGCTGATCAGGGCACTCACGACGCGCTGCTCGATGGGCGACTCGGCCAGACCCGTAATGAGCGACCGGTCCAGCTTCAACTCGTTCAGCGGCAGCTGCAGCAGCGTACTCACCGAGGACTGCCCGGTCCCGAAATCATCCAGCGAGAGCTGCACGCCCAGAGCCTGCAGCTGCGCCAGTTGCCGCGCGGCGCGCTGCAGGTCCTGCACGGTCAGCCGCTCCGTGACCTCCAGCTTCAGCTGCCCGCCGTCCAGGCCGTGCCGGCGCAGCGTCGCGTGAACCTGCTGCGTGAAGTCCTCCTGCGCGACCTCCAGCGCCGAGACGTTCACCGCGATCGGTACGCGCAGGCCCCACGCGGCCGCCTGACGGCACGCCTCGTTCAGCACCCACGCGCCCAGCTCGCCGATCAGCCCGGCCTCCTCGGCCAGGGGAATGAACC from Deinococcus radiotolerans includes these protein-coding regions:
- a CDS encoding DUF4126 domain-containing protein, translated to MELLSGLLSSLGLSGAAGLNAYIPLLLVGLLSRADVVHLNAPFDLLGNPWVLLGVAVIGLLDFVGDKIPGVDHVLHVAGGVVNAAAGAVLFAAQTGVADVPPALSMALGLIVAGGVQATRTAVRPVATATTAGLANPVVSTVEDGTSLMLSALAVFAPVVAALLLAVLVVGVYRFWSARRGRRLA
- the pth gene encoding aminoacyl-tRNA hydrolase; its protein translation is MKIIVGLGNPGAQYAQTRHNVGWLVLDELARRAGASWRKEGKDAEVAEVRLGRGVGAKVLLVRPLTFMNASGKAVAPLVSFYKLGGESLLVLQDDLDSPFGLLRVRMGGRHGGQNGVRDIIRLLGHEAFARVKIGISRPPPGWAVPDWVLSRWREEEKADLAELVRLGATAAEVWAVSGLAEAQGQFNGTDLRPKPPEPPKPEPAAAAVPTGRTPQDTPVTPAHTGGRVEKTEEG
- a CDS encoding M42 family metallopeptidase, translated to MSKKQKKADAAAAVSPAVTDLRLDLLMRLSDLPGVPGQEDAVRDFVLAELDGLVDEVRVDAMGNVIARRAPRDQKKGEVAERVMISAHMDEIGFLVRFIDERGFLRVQALGGFDTRNLFARNVTVHARGGALPGILTPGGKPVHIASPEERKKIPEVKEFFIDLGLEADEVRAQVRIGDMVTLDQTARQVGRLVCGKAMDDRASVFLLLETLRALRGAAPRHEVIAVFSTQEEVGLRGAITAAYGVQPTVGIGLDVTLAVDTPGVAPDEAVTRVGEGIGIKVFDSTMISHRPLVDQFWDLAQQAGIPAQLEVLALGGTDGAAIQRSREGVPTLTLSLPTRYIHTVVEAVHVDDLRAGVNLLLAYLR